In Scomber japonicus isolate fScoJap1 chromosome 3, fScoJap1.pri, whole genome shotgun sequence, the genomic window ACTATACGCAATTCATGCAGACACATGCACTGTTCACCTTTCATGCTAGTTGAAACGAGGGAAGTAGTCACATGGTCACATTCCAGGAGGCCCCAAGGACCTGCCGTTATCTGGACCCTGATGGCAGCAGCAAGGCAGATAATGAGTACAGTGTCCAACATAAACAAAGAATGAAAGTGGATAGAACGGTCATTTCTATTAACATCAACCATTTTCAATTCGAATTACATTGAGACCACAGCCACAGACATTATTACAATGTTATCATGGAAAACAGAAATGCTATTAAGACTAGTGCTTGTGTATCAAGTTGTCTTTTATATTTGAGTTTGACATTGTTTTGGACTGTAAGCCTCTCTGTGCATGATTCTGCTGTAACTATCTTAAAACTGTGCAGAGCAAATGACACTGATCccagtaaaataacatttctatATAGTCTAATTCTGTGAAGCGCATAGACCACAGACAGATGAAATGACCGtgtttcatttaaaagaaaattcatTTTGAGAGATGACATTGCAATCCTAATAAGGGAGGTATTGTTTTCAAAAACCCAGCTGCAACATGGACCTCTCCTTGAAAACATTGAGGAATGTTTAAAACTTTGAAATCGAATACCGTTTTAATCCGGTTCATACCAGACAGCTACACAGACAAGGTTACAGATATTCACAatattgtgttgtgtgtatatcAAGAGAACCTCTGTACTGCAGGCTTCAGCCTCTGTACCAGTCAAGAGTAATCTGCGTCTAAACCTCTGTCTGCTCATTGTAATGAGGAAATGACCTTTCTGTAATAGATAAACCTCTACCAGGAATCAGCCTCCAATCACTTTAGCTCATCTCTTAGTTGCCGGGGGGCTGATCACTTCTGCTACTCCGAAACAAATACTGGGATAAGCACAGACCCACAACCAGAGCCTGACaagcttttcaaatgtgctatCACGTaggcataaacacacaaaattgTTTATTATCTGCTTTACTATTCTCTGACTTCTAAATTGTGCTGCAAACATAGTAAATATCTGAGCTTGTAAATATGAAGTTACTGTAGCATCACAAGCTAGCATAActagaaataagaaatattcGAATTGGCCAAATGATATAAActtaacaaacatgttgaattttgttttatttatataggtccatgaatgtagaaaatataaaatgtatttcatagtTAGTAGTATTCATTCAGTTTAGAATATGCAGGAAATATCCGTTTATGCTAATCTAACcaaaattattgttttgtttgttgttgttgtttttttttgttttttttttgtgtgtgtgtgggggggggttgtcttctgtttacatcattattaaacacatttttaatcaagTGTTTAATCTGATAGGTCAATCATTTTAATTACCTTTCAGTACTCTTCAATCTAAACTAAGTCATATTATGGCAAACTGGTGTTAGCTTAGTCAGTTGGTTCGCGCCTGCAATTAGCAAGtgtaaatacatgtataaaaaCTAATCTCTACTTAAGTACTATGTGTGGTGCaaaaagttttaatttagtGATGTGTAAATCTAAACTTTACCCAACCAAACACACAATATGACTACACTAAGGTTTAGAAGAGAAGCTGTTGGGGCCTGTTCCTTGTCAGTATAATTAAACGAGTTGCTGACACCACTGTTTCTTAGAAAATGGTGACTGAATTGATTTAGCTTGGTAACAGATCCTTAATATGTCCAGTAATGATGAAGGATGTCCTTTTGGGTGAGTGGATGTCTGGTTTCCCATTATGGAGTTTCTAAAGTGTGATTCAGTGCAGTTACCTAGCAGATAAGTTGAATCGTTCAATGTGAGAAGTATTCCACTCCTTTGACCTTGGCTGAGAAGCTGCTGTGGATTTCATTGCTCTATGTCCTTGCAGGACTCAATAGCCATAGAAATGGTAAATAATGGTGAAGCACATGCAGCTAGTGGGGTCAAGGAGAGCAGAGATGAAGCaaacaactctctctctctctctctgtctctctcactcactcactctcaccccccccccccccccccctctctctctctcacgtaCACACAAATATACTCAGGCTGTAGCAGAAGACCAACAACATAACAACAATGACATCTGCATTAGTGAATGAACATTTGCACAAGTAACACCCACACTTAAAACCAACCTCAAAACATCCAGCTGGACTCAActattatttttcacattttggttTAGTATTGGTCAGGCGTGAAATATACCAAATATGCATTCTGCAGTTTACAGTGGTGATAGAAAGCTGATGATCAATTCCTGTGCTGTACATGTGCATGTACATTAACAGACAGGTCacaaaataaaggaaaagcATAAATAAATGGGTAGAGAAACATAATGAATGTTGGTGCATGCAGGACATAAgtggtcactgaatggtttggcACTCAAGCTGCCAGTTGAGCTCCTCAGCTCTTGCCTGCCACATTTTCCTTTGTGAATTCTTTAGACTGACctgcacatttacatatttgcactaaaacaaaacacaacaaaactttaatgtttttattgaagaGATGGAAATGCCTAAATCATCACTGTGCTTAAGAACAGCCTCACAGAGTCACCAGGCTTTGGGCTGTCATAATATATAATAGGTTTTATCTATAccctttattcattttttaaaaattcttatttttacatttttaacagatGAACAACTGAATGATGGACATTTATATTTCACACATGTAATGTTTCCCAAAAAACTCACTCCAAAGACTAAACTGACTGAAATTATTCATAATAACTGAAACAATTTCTACCAGAAGctgtatattttacttttatatgaACATTTAATCAACAAAATTCACTCACTAATGCATCATAAAATTATTCAAATATGTAAGTATTATATTTGACCGTATATGTCATTATAAAATGCTttattgtgtgttatgtgttatgattattgttatatttgaaGGTGTATATGATGTGCAAATATTTGTACTTTTGTATGTTGTATTATGTGccatgtgtgttttaattgtgaCCTGCCAAAGTTTAACACTGTACATGGTCCCcataaataaattcataaatcaTTATGAGTATAAAtgtttataatgcattatagaCATGAGTGTCTCAGAGTGTTATTATTGTGTTACTATTATTGTATATAGCATAGCGTATACCACACTGTATttcactgcacacatagtatgagCATGTGACAAATAAGTCATTTGAATCTTGTACACGTgggtttatttttgtgtatgtcagaatgtgtgtgtgcgtgtgtatgcgtgtgtatgcgtgtgcaGGGAGGGTGATGTGAGTCACGTAGTTGAgtgtataaaaataacacaggAGTCAATTAGCCGTTAGATACTGTGTTAAATGTGGCTGAGTGATCCACTGTATAATACACTCAATCTTTCTAACTGCTCAAACTTCCTGTCACATTTCTGTACAATCATGAGTGAATCTGTACAGCATTACCATTCTAATAACATAGATACAGCGTTATGCCATTTCTTTCTCTGCACTGAATTTagcattgtgtttgtgtgttgctaTTGCAGGTCATGACGTTGGGTGGAAATTTTGCTCTGTAGAACagctgtatttgtatttgataaagaaaaaatgGCATTATCTCTTGATTGCAGAGGTTGGAATTCGGTGTGAACTGCTGTAATTTTTTGCTATGTTGACCCATTATTAGGATTTTCTATTGGAAAGATTTATTTCAATTTGATGGCACTCTTGTTACTTAGATAGTTTCATGTACCTGTAAAAGTACTTCTACATGATTGCAACTGGACAATCTCTATTTATATTTTTCCCATCATTAAAAATGTTGGCAGGTCCATAAATAGCAGATGGGCTCTGTTAGTTGCTTGGAACTGCCAACATGATAACCTTTGGTATACTGTATGCTGAAGGATATGAGAACGACCAGTGTAATttggaatatatatattttattgcaCCCAATCCAATATGTTAAAGGGATCTTTCAAACTCAACCTCCAAATCACAACACATCTATCATGGCATGTAGTTGCACAAAATTCAATGTAGTGAACAAAATGATCTGACCTTAATATTTTGAATCCTAACAAGCTGTTCCGAGATAAACTTTCATCTCTAAATTTAGAGAACTAAGTTCTGTATTGCTCCATTGTTGTGTGTCTTAATATATCTTGTGCAGACAGGCAAAGGTGCACAAAACATCTACCAGCTATCATTTCAAGCTAAGGTTACAGTGAAGCTCCTATGCCCTTTTGTCTGCTGTGACCAATCTGCTGCTGACCAAATGGGACAATCATTTTAGCAGACAAATAATCCTTTGTGATAGCTAAATACAACAATCAAAGAGACAAATATTCCACACTTCAACACAATGCAATCATCATCACTAACATGCTTCACAGCATATGCAGTATGTtcaaatatagatatatacattttgtagattttttttgaCCTTTTTCGTGTCATTTCATCTCTAGTTTTCAGATTTTAGAAATATAgttagaaataaacaaaaaatcaaCACAATACAAGAGCAGTTCAGTTTttgtacattatattatatgtatctatatatattattatacagtgatataaaatactttaaatttgtttgtatgtgtgtgtgtgtgtgtgatgtcgaCGGCTCGTGTGGTCACCAAAAGTGGAAGTCTCCTGTTTACACATAGCAGTGGCaacatcatttatttgtaaCAGCAAACACTTCCATTTTTAGAGTAGTTCTACCTCTGAGGCAACAGCATCATTTACAACACCTGAACCCTTGAGAAACAGTTCAATTAGTGACTTCTCTACACAAGATTTGTCATGTACACCCACATATATCCATCATGTTGAAATTACAGCATTTTTGGAACAATGACAAGTCAATTAGCCATCTAAGTTGTTCCCATatgttcagtttgtgtgtgtgaagataagGTGAATGCTCAACAGTGACGAGTCACTCGGAGGCTTATGTGGAACTTAAGGAAGgggtttgtgtgtttatgttacaTGGTGACCTCTGTGACCCCTTTTATTTAGTGGATCTGGGCCATCTCAAGTTCCATAGCAATATTTATGTCATCTCCATCTGAATTTACAGGACAGttggttagtaggtcaaccacAGACATAAGATTTCACCTGATAAAACAGCACAAAGCGCAACCTGTTTTTACCATCTGCCTTGGATTAATACTGATATTTtctcacagacaaacagacttTTATATAACATCTAATTTATTTAGATGGCTTCTACCTACAATTCAAACCTAATAACTAAGCAGCAACACAAAAAGTGAATATTGTCGCAAATAAATGATctatattagattagatttagaTCATCTTAATGGTATTGTTAGTTTTTTATGCAAAGTGCCTGCAACATACTCCAAAAGTGGTTCCAACTGGATAATCtctatttattcatatttttctccatcattaatcatttagtttgGTCAAAGGTGTCCATGCATTGTTAGCTGCTTGGAGTTGTCAACATGATAACCTGCTCTTATGCCGTATAACAACTGCTGCACACAGTTAAGCTCCAAGGAGCTGTAAGAAACCCACTATGAATATTTGCTCAGTTTCCTTTGTGTTTATTGAGGCCCACATGACAGACGCACCATCTCCAGTCAACTCAGGTGGATTCACAGGTCAGTTCAGTCCTTTGTTGAACTCTGACCAAGCGAATGTGCCCTGTCGAACTTCTCCATACACTGCTGTAGTGTTTGGAGAAGTTATTAATTCAGTGCATTTCATCACCATTTTTAGCACATGATCACACCAGAGTACTACCTTTACTTTAGTTTGTGATCAATATTTACTTTTTGTCCAACTCAGAAATGTGACAACACATTGCTTTTGAGGAAATCTCCATTCGGAAATGTAATGCAACTCTTCCTTTAGTCACCATACCTTATAAAGTTAGCAGTCTTTACTTTGTAAaactgaggggaaaaaaataccaaaaacagACTTAGTTtcttttctcatattttattttcagcatATAGAACATCTGGACatagaatattttaaataatatgtgTAGGGGGACTTATCAAAGATAATTAATACATTCTATGACAGTGATAGAGGAATGGGCGTTGAATGTATATGTGCCATCTCGAGCCAGCAGTAGTGAGTAGTGTTATGCGCAGGCCGAGATAGGGTGGCTGAGGCCACTGAAGTAAGACTTTTCTCTCTCGCTCATCAGCTCAAAGTGCAGCGGCTGTTGGCAGAAGTTACACTCTGCCGATGAGTGAGGCTTTAGCTCCAGACCCACCTCCTTCCATGTGTCAACCAGCCTCTCTGTGGagggaaaacagaaaagaaaggaggtcaatttaatttgtattaacaaaataaagcaacaatCTTTCTTCCACTAAAGTTACATTAACTAAAAGGTTAAGTGCTGCACTGTACATTTAGTCTAATTTGTATTGTAGGAATTTTGTTTCTAATATCTTAAGTACAAATGAGGGGAGGTTTCATGTTCAACAGTGAAAAATCTATTCTTCACTGAATGTATTTGACCTGAAATACAACATTATCTTACCAACAAAGTATTTCATCATCTCAGGTGTGTGGTGAGGTGTTGGAGCGATACGCAGAAGCTCCTCTCCTCTGGCAACTGTGGGGTAGTTGATGGCCTGAACGTAGATGTTGTGGCGACTCATCATGAGGTCACACACCTCTGTGTTCTTCTCGGCATCTGATACCTAAcaaaaggacacacacatattagAATGGAGGGACTGGAGAAGGACTAAAAGATTACATGTTGAATATTCCTGATAAGCTTCATGTTGTTTTGACTGTAACGTGTGTGAtgtactgtgtctgtgtgtgtcaaattTCATTTATTAGGGGAGATATAGTATAATTTACCCGAACTGGGATTATGTGGCTAGGGCAGTGCACCACAGGCAGCCCCGAGTCCATCAGCATTTGTCTGAGCAGCTTGACATTGCGCTGGTGTTTACGTCTCAGTGAGCGGCCCTCCTCCTCTTTAAGGACCTGAATAGACTGCTTCGCTCCAGCTAACAGCATCGGTGGCAGAGAGGTGGTAAAGATAAAGCCAGCAGCGTAGGAACGAACCGTGTCTATCAGGGCAGAGGTACTCGCGATGTAGCCGCCCACACAACCGAAGGCCTTGCCTGGAAGGGAACATGACACATAGGTGGTTAATTTTTAATTTAGGTTGTTGCTACAGCTCCAAATACACTTATTTCTCTTCAACTAAGAATcctaatagaaaaaaaaagctactttAAAAACACCCAATAGTCTATGCAAAAACTCCCCCACTGTAATCAAACAAACCGGATCATCCTGAAATGGCAGCTGTAGGGGTAGCTGAATTGTAGAGCTCTCTGTTATTGTTCCCTCGACTTGACAGCGACAGACACAGAGTAATTCAATAAGAGCGTTACAAGATCCCTCCGTCTCCTAGCAACAACTGAGCTGCTCTGGTAGCATATTGGATGACACAGCTGAGGCTTCGTTTTGAGTTTAGGGAGCTAGGAGATTCCTACCATCTAAGAGTTGTTGCTTTGATACATAAAATTATAGAAATGGATATAGAAATTTGAGACAGGAAACTTTTTAATTCTAATTTCTTATTAagttgtttgttcatttcctGTGTTAATGTCATTTGCTTGAAAAACAGATATCAATCGTAAGCCCCTGTAGCTTGTGAACTATCAATGACCCATAGCTAAAAAGCATTTTGACTTGGCTTGAAAGTCAGTGATTTGTTTTAGTAGAGATTCCATGCTGACCTAATGTCCCTGAGATGATATCCATCTTATGCATAATGCCGTCACGATCTCCGATGCCCCCTCCTCTGGCGCCATACAGGCCCACAGCATGAACCTCGTCTACAAAGGTGATGGCTCCGAACTCATGAGAAACATCGCACATCTCCTCCAATGGACACACAGCACCTGcatcacagaaaaacaaaaagagtttAGCCACAAGTCAACATACAGGCacaaaatacatcattttaGTCTACAAGATATTATTTCTTTGTTAGacaaccaataaaaaaaatatcatttttataaTGGAAGAGGGACCATCTCAAACTGACCATCCATGGAATGGACGGTCTCAAAGGCCACGATCTTCGGTTTGCTGGGGTCTCCCTTCTGCAGCAGCTCTCTAAGATGGGCCACATCATTGTGGCGGAAAATAAATTTCTTAGCACCGCTGTTCCTGATACCCTGAATCATTGAGGCGTGGTTGCCTGAGTCAGAGTAGATTTCACAACCTACAATAATtcagaagagagggagagagggagtgagaaggagaaaaatgtaaaaagagtTAGTATGAAAGTGACCACATGAATGAGACTCACTGATTAATGAATAGCTATTAACTTGGTGGATTTATTATAAATACAAAGACATTTTCTGCATACCAGGCAGCATCTTGGCAAGGGTGAAGAGGGTGGAGTCATTGGCTACAAAGCAGGAGGTGAAAAGGAGCGCTGCGTCCTTTTTGTGGAGGTCAGCCAGTTCGTGTTCCAGTTCCACATGGAATTTACTGGTCCCAGAGATGTTCCTGGTTCCTCCCGCCCCTGAACCATGCTTTCGTAAAGTATCCCTGGAGTCAGCAGAAGAAATACCAATTAAGTTTtactttgaatgttttttttgaaGGTGCACAATAAGAATGGCACTCATTTCTCTCAGACGTAAACTTGAGGAACAAACTGCAATAATAATTAAGCAGGCCTCAAGGTGTTACTGCTGTACAGGGATTAAGAGGGTTGGGCAAGTTCAAACAAgctgagaaaaaaggaaaaacatcacCCTTTCACTGGAAACCCATAAGGTTTAGGTGTAAACTATGGCCAACTAATAATCTACTCCCACACAAACAATGGACTGAATGGCCTACGGGTGTCAGGTTGTAAACAACTATTATGTCCTAGGTctcatttttcttctctgtttcgTTCAATGTCTTAGACCTACTGTCAGTGGTATAAGAAGTAGAGAATAACAGGAGGCAACATGGACAAATATTTGTCTCATTAAATGCACCCGCATCTAGACCCAAATGACAGGATCAAGTGTAGTCTCAATTTCTACTGTACTCACGTGATGGATTGTAGAACTCGAGGGTGTCGACTCATGCCCAGGTAGTCGTTGCTGCACCATACAGACACCTCCCTTTTATCCTCTAAGGACCTGGTGAAATCGTTGGCCATGGGGAACTCGTTGGCCAGGCGGTTTACAGTTTTAAACACGCGGTAGGTGTGGtcactcttcttctcctctatcTTCCTCTCAAAAAAGTCATCATACTCGAAGCGGGACACTGTCAGAACAGGAAGACAAAGCTTGCTTAATGTGGCTGAACACGATGAAGTAAGTCCTAAAATGATGAAAGGTTCACTTCTTATTCAAAAACTtcaaaaacccaaaatactGACTCTGCAAAGCAACTAATTGGTAACTAAActagaaaaagagagggaaatggTTGGTTGCATGATGGCATATTTTAAGGACAGTGTGCTAGCACCTcagtaaatcaaataaatatagCAGTTTGAATTTACTACTTTTAACACTTAACcaatttgccaaaaaaaaacaacttactAGTGCCTGTCAAGTTGTCCTGCAACAGGTGGGAGACCCTTTTCGGCCGTTGCTTCAGGAGggtttttattatattagttTGACTCCCTCCGCTTTCCTTTACGGTACTGGCCATAGATGGCTTCTTCAACTGGGCAGAAGACACTTCTGAGAAGGGTcaagagaacaaaaacaaaaaagtatcaAATTATGTACAAAAATAATGGGCAtcttcattgtctttttttgggTAAGCTTTTACTTAtgctgctaaataaataaataaataataacttctAAATAAGTCTTACCTTTCTGGACAGTGCGGACTTCCTCAACATCCTCTTGGAACTCCATGCCAACCTGGCGGACCACACTGCTGTTCTTCTGGCCCATTTCAGCAGCCAGGAAGGGGCATTTGGAAGCCACAACCTGCCCTGAGGGCGGCATAGGGTGGCCAGCAGGCAGCTTGGGCTCCACTTCCTTTTTGGAGGCTGCAAGTAGGACAAAGGGAGGTTGAAATTCAGATACATCATGACTCAAAATCCATAACCAATATAGTAAATAGctgtaattacaaaaaaaaaaatcgaataCTTTGTGACCCTCACCTTCACTGGTAGACAAGAGGACCTCAGTCTTCTGGTGGGAAGATGATGAACAGAGGGCGCGTGCAAGTTGTGGAGCCATGGGTTTGGATGCCAGCTCCATCATGACGGGGCAGCGCTGGGCATAGACCACCATAGACTTTTTAGGCTGCTGGTAGAAGGCCTGGGGCACACGAGCCAGGAACGGACAGCGACGCACTATCACATCCATTATCAGCGGTGTTGATGATTGTCAAGAGGTCTAAAAGAGAAAGGTGAGGTCAGAGTTAAGTTTCATGATCTGCACAAAAACCTGTTTGGCAGGCTGTTACAATAcacccaaaaaacacaaaggacatttctttatttttactcaGAATGCAATCAATCAGTTCAAACGACTTCAGCGAGGAGATTTTTAGACATCAGCTGTCAGTATTACCAAAACCCAGCTCAAATTATAGGATATCTACTTTAAGCAGTACGGGACAGTAACTTTGTTGCATTTCCTTCTTTTAGTGTGGTGTACAAATTTAACAGGTATATATACTGatataaaaaaagttttctgTGAATGTATTAACAACAAAGTGGCTATTGTAACTATAGCTGAGGAGAGAGGTTAATTATTTTGAGCTCAGAACAAATCGTCATTGAGACATCATTGAGTTTCAACGCAAAACAGACTCAATCCTGTATTAGAAATTACACTCCAAGGAAGGGGATATTATTCTTTTTAGGACTACaaccaatgattattttatttattgcttgATTATTCTTAGTGTGTAATAGCTTTGTTGAATAACTGCCTTATTGTTTAGTTTATAACATTTCagaaaattgttaaaaaaaaggtggatcactgtttcccaaagctgATATAGGCTTGTTGGCTATGTGGGCTATTTAGTTGTATATctatagtaatagtagtagagTAATAAAATAGTAGTAAccgtaataattataataaaatagtgagtgatttattttctgtcaattgaaTAAATCGATTAATCAACTATTTCTGATGCTCTAAGTCTTTGTAGGTTTTTTGTAAttctttaatacattttgcaATGCAATTAAATTTAGACTTTGAAAAAAAGCACAGGATATTTCCAGGAACTAGTAAAGCTTGGGGTAATATTTGTTTGCCTTATGTCAATATGGGAGCATGGAGTTCAACACTGAATCTGTTTCATCATCATGGTTTTTTACAGAGGAAAAAGTAACTCCCCTGAGATCTTTGACAATGCGTGATTTTGTGGTAATCTTCCACCTTAGTTTCCCAAATTAGTGTCGTGTATCCTTCTTAAAAACAAGCTGTGACTATCAGCACACATCTGTGACTTTTTAACTGGTGTGGGGGGGATTGCAACAGCTGTCGGACCccgatcttttttttttgtcttattgcGTAAAAACAGAAAGTCCATAACCCCTAACTATCCTCGTTTCTCACCCTGCCTCCCCACCCATGCTGGAGCCCGCTGTCTAGGCACATTCCTAGACAGCGTAATCACTCCCACCCTTGGATTTCGGGGAAAAGGCATACgaggaagaatggaaaaaaaacgTGTACTCTGGTGATCAATTACCTACATTGAACGCTTTGTTTTGAAGATCATTTCATTGATAAGTTACATTTCCTGACCTCGACCACTGAGTCACTTCACCAGCATTGCCTGTGCTCCGTCAGATGTATGTTTTTACACACTGCTGTTCTTACTtgcacttattttatttttgcctgcttcataataacaataacactaTTTCTACTGCAGCTAGTTATCTTTATATATAACAAAGTTGCCAGCTTCTATCAGTCGTTTACAAGTTTCCATATCCTCCCTTCATGTGTGTTACGTGTTGACTCCAGCAGCATTACGTGATTATTACACACTGAATGAGCAAGCAGCTACATAACACCAGCTATTTtgcatttaatttatatattgtatgcatgtaaaataaaatacagtgttaATGCTCCAGCGTGTTGGACACCCTTTATTTTAAGATCCGATCATTCGTGATCCTTGCCGGGTTTGACCTAGCCTGACGTGAGCTAGCTACGTTAGCTAAGAAGCTACAACCAGAAGTGGAAAACGATGATCACGGTGAAAGAGGTGATATAAGAAACTTACCGTTGTTAAAACTCCACACCAAATAGCGTAATCCTCTCTATCAGACGTGCAGTAAATCGGGGGACAGTGCTGGTGCCTGATATGATGAAACAGTCTGTATAAAAAGCCGGGTTTTTTTTCAAGAGGAGGTGAAAGTAGCAGCTTCGTTATCCTGCACTGAGGACGAACGAGAAGGACGAGGACGAGCTGCTGCTTATAAGGAGCTAAGCTGAAAGTCTCGCGAGGTCTCATTCGTTTGCGTCAAAGGTCACTCCGCACCTCGTGATCAGGGACGCGTTATAAGAGCTCTTATAACAGCCACGCTCATGTTACATGTACGTCACCCACTGtcaatttattgatttataCTGGTAAACAATTGACATCCATAATTCCGGGTTTTCGTTcatgattaaatgttttgagTCTGTCCAACTTTTAAACTataagagatagatagatagatagatagatagatagatagatagatagatagattgtatCCAATTGCTCattatacacaaataaacacatatacataagtagataagaacaaataatatataacctaaaagtaaaaaaaacaacaaaaaaacacataacatcccccctccaaaaaaaaagccatcaaaaaactaattaaaaaaatgtaagaaaactTTATTAAGGGGAGGAAAGACTATTCAGAATTATTGCAGTGCCCCGTCACAATCTTATGATGTTATCATTGTAAAATCTGATGGCTACAGACAGTGCAGTGTTATGAGCCTCCCACTGCCAGAATTGCTCTCTTGCGCTTTGAAGATGTTGTTCATAATGACCTATACTTGTGCACCTGTAGCCCTTTCTATAGCCTTCTTCAGTGTCTGTAAGCTGTGAGTGCCAAACACTGAGCCTGCCTTTATCCAGCCACTATGTTTGTTACCATGTTGACTATGTAAGCATTTATCATTTAACCTATTCCTTTATCATTTATCAGCTCTTTGTTTCATCATGGTGCCTAATTgctctctgtt contains:
- the alas1 gene encoding 5-aminolevulinate synthase, nonspecific, mitochondrial, which codes for MDVIVRRCPFLARVPQAFYQQPKKSMVVYAQRCPVMMELASKPMAPQLARALCSSSSHQKTEVLLSTSEASKKEVEPKLPAGHPMPPSGQVVASKCPFLAAEMGQKNSSVVRQVGMEFQEDVEEVRTVQKEVSSAQLKKPSMASTVKESGGSQTNIIKTLLKQRPKRVSHLLQDNLTGTMSRFEYDDFFERKIEEKKSDHTYRVFKTVNRLANEFPMANDFTRSLEDKREVSVWCSNDYLGMSRHPRVLQSITDTLRKHGSGAGGTRNISGTSKFHVELEHELADLHKKDAALLFTSCFVANDSTLFTLAKMLPGCEIYSDSGNHASMIQGIRNSGAKKFIFRHNDVAHLRELLQKGDPSKPKIVAFETVHSMDGAVCPLEEMCDVSHEFGAITFVDEVHAVGLYGARGGGIGDRDGIMHKMDIISGTLGKAFGCVGGYIASTSALIDTVRSYAAGFIFTTSLPPMLLAGAKQSIQVLKEEEGRSLRRKHQRNVKLLRQMLMDSGLPVVHCPSHIIPVRVSDAEKNTEVCDLMMSRHNIYVQAINYPTVARGEELLRIAPTPHHTPEMMKYFVERLVDTWKEVGLELKPHSSAECNFCQQPLHFELMSEREKSYFSGLSHPISACA